The following proteins are encoded in a genomic region of Ovis canadensis isolate MfBH-ARS-UI-01 breed Bighorn chromosome 16, ARS-UI_OviCan_v2, whole genome shotgun sequence:
- the C16H5orf58 gene encoding putative uncharacterized protein C5orf58 homolog, protein MIKNNVTDRKLNVEAIIKNINTISLELKKLNELSQLLLCDLTLHFSHPVKTDDLKETERNSPHFEESKVSDVSLASDSFLI, encoded by the exons ATGATTAAGAATAATGTTACTGACCGTAAACTAAATGTGGAAGCCataattaaaaacattaacaCAATTTCTTTGGAGCTAAAGAAACTGAATG AACTCTCCCAGTTACTGCTTTGTGACCTTACCCTACATTTTAGTCATCCTGTGAAGACAGATGActtaaaggaaacagaaagaaacagcCCCCACTTTGAAGAGTCTAAAGTGTCAGATGTATCCCTTGCTTCTGATAgttttttaatctga